The Corynebacterium simulans genome contains a region encoding:
- a CDS encoding potassium-transporting ATPase subunit F: protein MTWELTVGAILGIAAVIYLLIALLHPEDFS from the coding sequence ATGACCTGGGAACTTACTGTAGGCGCGATTCTAGGGATCGCGGCCGTCATCTATTTGCTCATCGCTCTGTTGCACCCTGAGGACTTCTCATGA
- the kdpA gene encoding potassium-transporting ATPase subunit KdpA produces the protein MTGVIGGYIPFVAVFTLLAVLYVPLGGYMAKVFTGANDLKIEKAIYKVLGVDSSARQTWRRYAGSLLAFSMFSIIVLYLLQRLQQYLPWAHGMGPVDPDQAWNTAVSFTTNTNWQSYSGETAMSQLTQMLGMTVQNFVSGAVGISVAAALIRGFAARNGDGRIGNFWVDLTRVCLRILLPMATLGALFLMTQGVIQNLQPPETFTTVTGATQTIPGGAVASQEVIKELGTNGGGYFNANSAHPFENPTVWSNALEIFLILVIPVSLTRTFGLMVRDTRQGYAILSAMAVLYFLSLASVTALEATASGAIGGGMEGREMRLGTIPSALFAVTTTMTSTGAVDSFHSSYTPLGGGLLILNMLLGEVSPGGVGTGLYGMLVMAILSVFIAGLIVGRTPEYLGKRIGVGEMIKVCLYVLVMPTLVLGGVALSVLLPSTPDSLSAAGPHGFSDLVYAFTSASNNNGSAFAGFGADTWWFNISLGMCMLLGRFLPIVMVLAIAGAMAKQRIIPTTSGTLPTHSGLFVGLLIGVVLIVGALTFLPTLVLGPILEATL, from the coding sequence ATGACCGGGGTTATCGGCGGGTATATCCCGTTCGTCGCGGTATTCACGCTCCTCGCCGTGCTGTACGTCCCACTGGGCGGGTACATGGCAAAGGTTTTCACAGGAGCCAACGATCTCAAGATAGAGAAGGCCATCTACAAGGTGTTGGGGGTAGATTCTTCCGCCCGGCAAACTTGGCGCCGCTACGCCGGTAGCCTCTTGGCCTTCTCCATGTTTTCGATCATTGTCTTGTACCTACTGCAACGCCTCCAGCAGTACTTGCCGTGGGCGCACGGCATGGGCCCAGTAGATCCGGACCAAGCGTGGAATACTGCGGTCTCGTTTACAACCAATACCAACTGGCAGTCCTACTCCGGTGAAACTGCGATGTCGCAGCTGACGCAGATGCTCGGCATGACGGTCCAAAACTTCGTCTCCGGTGCCGTAGGCATTTCCGTCGCTGCTGCGCTTATCCGAGGGTTCGCGGCCCGTAACGGCGACGGGCGCATCGGTAACTTTTGGGTGGATCTTACCCGCGTCTGTCTGCGCATCCTCCTGCCCATGGCAACCTTGGGCGCGCTGTTTCTCATGACCCAGGGAGTCATCCAAAACCTGCAACCCCCGGAGACTTTTACCACAGTTACCGGCGCTACCCAGACCATCCCCGGCGGCGCTGTGGCCTCCCAAGAAGTCATCAAGGAACTGGGTACCAACGGTGGCGGATACTTCAATGCGAACTCGGCCCACCCGTTCGAGAACCCGACCGTGTGGTCCAACGCCCTGGAAATCTTCCTCATCCTTGTCATTCCGGTGTCTCTCACTCGCACATTCGGTCTCATGGTCCGCGATACCCGCCAGGGCTACGCCATTCTTTCCGCCATGGCGGTGTTGTACTTCCTGTCACTCGCTTCCGTCACCGCCCTCGAGGCCACTGCTTCCGGCGCTATCGGCGGCGGCATGGAAGGTCGCGAAATGCGGCTTGGTACCATCCCGTCTGCGCTGTTCGCGGTGACAACGACAATGACGTCGACCGGCGCAGTTGATTCATTCCACTCGAGTTACACTCCTCTCGGCGGCGGCCTTCTCATCTTAAATATGCTGCTCGGCGAAGTCTCTCCAGGCGGTGTCGGCACTGGGTTGTACGGCATGCTGGTCATGGCCATTCTGTCGGTGTTCATCGCCGGCCTTATTGTCGGGCGCACACCGGAATACCTGGGAAAGCGCATTGGCGTCGGCGAAATGATCAAGGTCTGCCTGTACGTCCTCGTGATGCCAACCCTCGTGCTGGGCGGAGTGGCACTATCCGTCCTTCTGCCAAGCACCCCAGACTCTCTATCCGCGGCGGGACCGCACGGTTTTAGCGACCTGGTCTACGCATTCACCTCCGCATCCAACAACAACGGTTCGGCATTCGCCGGATTCGGAGCAGACACCTGGTGGTTCAACATCTCCCTCGGTATGTGCATGCTGTTGGGGCGTTTTCTGCCCATCGTTATGGTCCTGGCAATTGCCGGCGCCATGGCCAAGCAACGCATCATCCCGACGACTTCGGGCACTCTGCCGACGCACAGCGGGCTATTCGTCGGCCTGCTGATAGGCGTCGTTCTCATCGTCGGTGCACTAACATTCCTTCCCACTCTCGTCCTAGGACCGATTTTGGAGGCGACTCTATGA
- the kdpB gene encoding potassium-transporting ATPase subunit KdpB → MSSTTSTFSAEQIKATVPLALRKMSPKELVKTPVMFLVEVGAVFTFIIACTQPTLFSFSISLWLWATVFFATFAEAFAEGRGKAQADALRRSRTTTTARRITSTALVTAGSGSGRTNDELSPANYETEEVPSTELAKEDVVLVEAGQTIPADGDVIVGAASVDESAVTGESAPVIRESGGDRCAVTGGTRVLSDWVVVKVTNEPGQSFMDRMIGLVEGANRQRTPNELALSTLLNVLTLIFLLVVMALAPTAAFNGAAQDPLVLVALLVCLIPTTIGALLSAIGIAGMDRLVQHNVLAMSGRAVEAAGDVSTLLLDKTGTITVGDRQAVNVIPVGGYDQDELLYKVQLSSMADETPEGRSIVKLAEAARGEMPEEHFRNLEFIAFTAQTRMSGVKLSDSEMIVKGAAKQIMTTVRELGGTVPAETEDVVNSISQDGGTALVVAELINAPEPGSDPREATANSSLSRVLGVIHLKDIVKDGMVERFKTLREMGIRTVMITGDNELTAQAIAKEAGVDDVLAEATPDQKLALIKKEQAGGHMVAMTGDGTNDAPALAQADVGVAMNTGTTAAKEAGNMVDLDSDPTKLIDIVGIGKQLLITRGSLTTFSIANDVAKYFAILPAMFITAFPGLQALNIMHLHSPTSAILSAVIFNALIIVALIPLALKGVSYRPASASALLRRNLLIFGLGGFVAPFIGIKIIDLIIGNGLGI, encoded by the coding sequence ATGAGCTCGACCACATCTACTTTTTCCGCAGAGCAGATCAAGGCCACGGTGCCTTTGGCTCTGCGCAAGATGAGCCCGAAAGAGCTCGTTAAAACGCCGGTGATGTTCTTAGTAGAGGTGGGCGCTGTGTTCACCTTCATCATCGCCTGTACCCAACCGACTTTGTTTAGTTTCTCCATTTCTCTCTGGCTCTGGGCCACGGTGTTCTTCGCAACCTTTGCTGAAGCCTTCGCAGAAGGTCGCGGCAAGGCTCAGGCGGACGCTCTACGTCGATCGCGGACGACCACCACTGCCCGTCGCATCACCTCCACGGCCCTCGTCACCGCCGGGTCCGGCTCCGGCCGCACCAACGATGAGCTCAGCCCGGCCAACTACGAGACCGAAGAAGTCCCCTCAACCGAGCTGGCCAAAGAGGATGTCGTCCTCGTAGAAGCCGGTCAGACCATTCCAGCCGACGGCGACGTCATCGTTGGGGCGGCCTCCGTGGACGAGTCAGCCGTCACCGGCGAATCCGCCCCGGTCATCCGAGAATCTGGAGGCGACCGGTGCGCCGTCACCGGTGGTACCCGCGTGTTGTCTGACTGGGTCGTGGTCAAGGTCACCAACGAGCCCGGTCAGTCCTTCATGGACCGCATGATCGGTTTAGTCGAAGGCGCCAATCGCCAGAGGACCCCGAACGAGCTTGCCTTGTCCACGCTCCTCAACGTATTGACCCTGATATTCCTGCTCGTTGTCATGGCGCTAGCCCCGACCGCGGCATTTAATGGTGCGGCGCAGGATCCCCTGGTTCTTGTCGCCTTGTTGGTCTGCCTGATCCCAACCACCATCGGCGCGCTGTTATCCGCCATCGGCATCGCCGGCATGGACCGCCTGGTGCAGCACAATGTGCTGGCCATGTCCGGGCGTGCCGTCGAGGCTGCCGGTGACGTCTCCACTCTGTTGCTTGACAAGACGGGCACGATTACGGTCGGCGACCGCCAGGCCGTGAACGTAATTCCTGTGGGCGGGTACGACCAAGACGAGCTTCTATACAAGGTGCAGCTTTCCTCCATGGCCGACGAGACCCCGGAGGGACGTTCCATTGTCAAGCTGGCGGAAGCCGCCCGAGGTGAAATGCCAGAGGAACACTTTCGCAACCTCGAATTCATCGCATTTACTGCGCAGACCCGCATGTCGGGGGTGAAACTCAGCGATTCCGAAATGATCGTCAAAGGCGCGGCCAAGCAGATCATGACAACTGTCCGCGAGCTCGGCGGCACTGTTCCGGCAGAGACCGAGGACGTGGTCAACTCAATCAGTCAAGACGGCGGCACCGCACTCGTGGTCGCCGAGCTCATTAATGCCCCGGAGCCCGGATCCGATCCTCGTGAAGCGACCGCCAATTCCTCCTTGTCACGCGTCCTCGGTGTTATTCATCTTAAGGACATTGTGAAAGACGGCATGGTCGAGCGCTTCAAGACGCTGCGCGAGATGGGCATTCGTACCGTCATGATCACCGGTGACAACGAGCTGACTGCTCAAGCCATCGCCAAGGAAGCCGGCGTCGACGACGTTCTCGCCGAGGCTACTCCGGACCAAAAACTCGCGCTCATAAAAAAGGAGCAGGCCGGTGGTCACATGGTGGCCATGACCGGTGACGGCACCAACGATGCTCCGGCGTTGGCGCAGGCTGACGTGGGCGTGGCGATGAACACCGGTACGACCGCCGCCAAGGAAGCCGGCAACATGGTCGACTTGGACTCAGATCCGACGAAGCTCATCGACATCGTGGGAATCGGCAAGCAGCTGCTCATCACGCGCGGCTCCCTGACGACCTTTTCCATCGCGAACGACGTAGCAAAATACTTCGCCATCTTACCGGCGATGTTCATCACCGCATTCCCGGGGCTGCAAGCCCTCAACATCATGCACCTGCATTCTCCGACCTCGGCCATCTTGTCCGCTGTCATCTTCAACGCGCTCATTATCGTGGCGCTCATTCCGTTGGCGCTCAAGGGCGTGTCCTACCGCCCGGCCAGTGCTTCCGCACTGCTGCGCCGCAACCTACTCATTTTCGGCCTCGGTGGCTTCGTAGCCCCGTTCATTGGCATCAAGATCATCGACCTCATCATTGGTAATGGGTTAGGAATTTAA
- a CDS encoding potassium-transporting ATPase subunit C, whose protein sequence is MHTPQTPQSARAHSTATDEPISHDLTRSDEFGNNPDLYHAAGASPFSTGFNVRAQWTALRTLLVMMLILGFIYPMVLVGVGKLSPDKSNGGLLRDTNNEIVGSRLIANPVEGDQWFHPRPSAAGDNGWDAMSSSASNAAVVSQEYQDEIAKRRAEVAAREGVSEDHVPVDAVTASGSGLDPHISTAYAEIQVPRIAKATGLGEDDLRQLIKDNQVGFMNSFTGSPNGVAVNVVTLNYDLAKLVAE, encoded by the coding sequence ATGCACACTCCTCAGACTCCACAATCCGCGAGGGCACACTCAACGGCAACGGATGAGCCCATCAGCCACGACCTGACGCGCTCGGATGAATTCGGGAACAACCCGGATCTGTACCACGCTGCCGGCGCAAGTCCTTTTAGCACGGGATTCAACGTCCGCGCGCAATGGACTGCATTGCGAACACTGTTGGTGATGATGCTCATACTGGGCTTCATCTATCCCATGGTCCTCGTCGGCGTGGGCAAGCTATCCCCGGATAAGTCCAACGGTGGCCTCCTACGTGACACCAACAACGAGATCGTCGGCTCCCGCCTCATCGCCAACCCCGTCGAGGGAGACCAGTGGTTCCATCCGCGGCCGTCCGCCGCAGGCGACAATGGCTGGGACGCTATGTCTTCGTCCGCGTCCAACGCCGCCGTGGTATCGCAGGAATATCAGGACGAGATTGCAAAGCGCCGCGCAGAGGTCGCTGCCCGCGAGGGCGTGAGCGAAGACCACGTGCCTGTCGATGCCGTCACGGCTTCCGGCTCCGGTCTTGACCCGCACATCTCCACCGCGTACGCCGAGATCCAGGTGCCACGCATAGCCAAGGCCACCGGCCTAGGCGAGGACGATCTCCGTCAGCTTATCAAGGACAACCAGGTAGGGTTCATGAACTCCTTTACTGGAAGCCCGAATGGTGTGGCCGTCAACGTAGTCACACTCAACTACGACCTCGCTAAGCTTGTCGCCGAGTAA